In the genome of Rhodoplanes sp. Z2-YC6860, one region contains:
- a CDS encoding Smr/MutS family protein, translated as MNIDLHGHHPDDIVGDVLTKIVQQAWETGADRLCLIHGHGRARGRSPGFYNTKTGYFGLALRRRFRHSVLLRQWIKYTTLDCRRWGETTVKLKANPSPSRAALDPDILPEPRFR; from the coding sequence ATGAACATCGATCTCCACGGCCATCATCCAGACGATATCGTGGGCGACGTGCTGACGAAGATCGTTCAGCAAGCGTGGGAGACGGGCGCCGATCGCCTCTGCCTGATCCACGGGCATGGCAGAGCGCGAGGCCGCTCGCCGGGCTTTTACAACACCAAGACGGGATACTTTGGTCTCGCCCTGCGGCGGCGGTTTCGGCACAGCGTGTTGCTGCGCCAGTGGATCAAGTACACGACGCTCGATTGCCGTCGCTGGGGCGAAACGACCGTCAAGCTGAAAGCAAACCCATCGCCGTCACGAGCGGCGTTGGATCCGGACATCCTGCCTGAGCCGAGGTTTCGGTGA
- a CDS encoding DUF1648 domain-containing protein, which produces MLAADLAFLAALAVMIGANLYFAPKVGGRIAMQWGFDGKPTWYAPKRVAMWGMVALALMVRLLIYFAMTYTPERVHGPEIGLLLASIIIAAVHIGILAVAARKP; this is translated from the coding sequence ATGCTCGCAGCCGACCTGGCTTTCCTCGCCGCGCTCGCCGTCATGATCGGGGCCAATCTCTATTTCGCGCCGAAGGTCGGCGGGCGGATTGCCATGCAATGGGGCTTTGACGGAAAGCCGACCTGGTACGCACCGAAGCGTGTCGCGATGTGGGGAATGGTGGCGCTGGCCCTGATGGTGCGGCTTCTGATCTATTTCGCCATGACTTATACGCCGGAGAGGGTCCACGGCCCGGAGATCGGACTCTTGCTTGCCTCGATCATCATCGCCGCCGTGCATATCGGAATTTTGGCCGTGGCGGCCCGGAAGCCGTAA
- a CDS encoding H-NS family nucleoid-associated regulatory protein, with product MAKQSLASMSVEALFKLRDEVAEAISSRAEDLRKQLSKLTGDKPTRGSGRKRKGRKVAPQFRSKQDPSLVWSGRGALPRWMKEEMKGTKLKKESFRIKE from the coding sequence ATGGCTAAACAAAGTCTCGCCTCGATGTCGGTGGAAGCCCTTTTCAAACTTCGCGATGAAGTGGCCGAGGCTATTTCGAGTCGTGCCGAAGACCTTCGCAAGCAGCTTTCCAAATTAACCGGTGATAAACCCACACGCGGCAGCGGCAGAAAGCGCAAAGGCCGCAAGGTCGCGCCGCAGTTTCGCAGCAAGCAGGATCCGAGTCTGGTCTGGTCCGGTCGCGGGGCACTGCCGCGCTGGATGAAAGAGGAAATGAAAGGGACCAAACTCAAGAAGGAAAGCTTTCGCATCAAAGAATAA
- a CDS encoding DUF1328 domain-containing protein, with translation MSLLKWALIFLVISLVAALFGFTGIAAASADIARILFYIFVVIFLVLLVLGLTIFRA, from the coding sequence ATGTCGCTTCTGAAATGGGCGCTGATATTCCTGGTGATCTCTCTCGTGGCCGCGTTGTTCGGCTTCACCGGTATCGCGGCCGCAAGTGCAGATATTGCGCGCATTCTCTTTTACATCTTCGTGGTGATCTTTCTGGTCTTGTTGGTTTTGGGACTTACTATTTTTCGGGCATAG